ACAGAGTCGACCAGAACCTCCACCTGTACCTGATTTTCTCACGCTACAGGAAATGGAAGCTATAGACCCCTACGAGTTTCCGGTGATATATTTTCTACTATATAATTCCAGCAAGAAATACTTACCTCTGAACTCTATTGTTTAAACTCAAACCTAAATCTAATATCAAGTAATTTCTTATGCAGACAAGTGGATGCCGCTGCACTGTTACAATTGTCCGTTTAGTTGAAACACAAAATTGGTGGTATCCAACTTGCAACTTATGCAAAAAGTTATGCTTACCAGAAGGTTCATCTTACAGATGTCCTAAATGCGACATATTGGACAAGTACACATACAAGTAAGTTTACACATATTACTGCAtactttttcatatcaattacCACTAATTCTTCCTCTCCCTTTCGAACACCAACATGTTATTACTTATTTTAATAGCTGCTATCTAAACACATAAATATTTATTGCTATCACGCTAAAATACAATTTCAATTAGATACAAGCTGCCATTTTTTGCTTCCGATGGAACTGAAGAATCAGATATGATTGCCTTTGCTGCTGTTGCTCAAGCCATAGTTGGCAAACCAGTTGAAACTGTGATGAGATCAATAAGAAATAGAGACAATATTCCTCCTGATATTGCAGCCATTGTATCCTCCAAATTCACTTTCTCTGTCGCAATGGCAGAGTCTAGCTTCAGCAAACCTAAGAAATCCTACCAAGTCAATAGCatattgcacaactatggcAAACAACATGCTCTACCATTCCACGGTCCAAATCAAGCTCAACTGTTTAAATGAAAATACCTAGTTACCTGCCCAGTCTAGTGCAAGTACTTCTCCATCATACATTCCTCCTGGCAGTTCTCAAAATCCTCTCCATGAAACTCCAACCAAGATACTACCACTAGACCAGATCCTTCTGCAAACTCCACCGAAAAACATAGAGCTTCCTAAAAGCAACAAAGGAGACGACAATATCATGTAAGTTCAGAACTTTCTCCATGTTTTCAcaatttatatataaattatataaattTTCTGTTACTGACAAGTTGCACTAATGTGAACATAAAACTTTAAGCAGTGATCCTACACTATCAGCTGAAGTAAAGTCAGCAAAGAAAAGACTGCACATATCAGAAAGAGATGAAGAAAAGATATGCATCTACACGATTGTATTAGACCATCAAAATTTAGTTGTTCTAACATCTGATTTTggcaaaaaaatatttcttcaCTGTTTTAATTTACTAGGATGAAGAAGAACCGTATTCTGAAACAACTCCTGACAAAGAAATACCTCAGGAAACAAATCCTAACAGGCAAAGGTACTATACAGCTTGCTCTCCAACAATTTACTGCTTTATCACCACTGAGAAGTAAAACCATAATTATTAAcaattaaaattttgaattttatatTCTCAAGGAAACAAACAGCAAATAACAATCCAGCACACTTTAAATACTACTGATACATTCTAATCCATAAATCACCTGCAATGTGCAATGAACAGTGACGTCACCAGTAGAAAAGATCAGTTCCTCTAGAAGCTCAAAGAGCCCTAAGAAATGACAAGACCAGCATTTAGTTAGGTATATTACTTTACACTAGCAAATAATACAGTAACGCGCATAAGATTTCCTTCTTAATTTCTTAactgataagatcaatgtttaATTTCAGCTTTCGCGGGCCAACCACCGGAGACTACCTAGCAACCAAAACTCGACGAAGCAGTGGCAGCGCCAGAACTTTGATCTTTCCaatcaaaattaaaaaatagaGACTTTATATATATGCTAATGTATGTGGAACCATTAATATGGCAGTCGTATGTTGTGTACCTACATATTTGCAGAACTAAATACTTTGCAAACAGTAGCTGTAATCAGACATAATACTTTTATGTGCTCCAGTGTACCTAATTATAGAATTATATTACCTACTACATGCGCCTACATAGTAATTACAAGCACGAATATAAAACGAAAATGCTACTATTTGGTTCAGATACGCACATTTCCACTACactatcaaaattcaaattataAATAATGCCATTGTTTCTTATTATTCTTAAAATAAATCCGTTATGAtcaacaaaatgaaaaaaagaaactGTCATTCAAACTCTGCCAGCCCAGCAGCAATgcaaaaagaggaaaaaaactACACCTCAACCAGAAACAAATCGATAGGCAGAAAAAGATCCATACAGCTCACCCCCACAGTCCTAGAACTTTCCACACACTAGCCCACTGACTCTAGTAGAAATTTTCGGTTCCAAACCCCTTCCACTGCCTATAAATAAACAGCCAAACGTTCTGCCAACATTCAGTTTCAGAtgaagagaaaagaaaaccaATCCACCTTAAGAAGCGCCGACACCATGCCAGGATCAGGAGCTACTTCAGATCAGGTATGTTTACCTCCTTCACTGCTTATCTAATATAGTTAAGCATGCAAACATGAAAGCTTCCACCGAATAGCTATTGTCGCATAGATATGAACCAGGTTCTTTTTCTAGCTTCAATGTTTATTACACCTTAACACACACACTGCAGTACTATGATCCTTCCAAATTACAATTCACTTTAGTGACTTTGATCACATTTATCTTATTTGCATACCACTGTTGCTTATTTTCATAAATAGGAGCGTACTAAAAAATAATGATATTAACTATACTCTGTTGCTTAATCCAGGAACCAATCACCATCAATATTGATATAAAATTTCTCTTTGATACTGTATCCAAGAAGCTAGACTTGACCATCGATGATAAAGAAATATTAGAGATCAGACCTAATGACTATTCATGCAAACTTCAAGTATCTGGTATACCATGCAATGACAGCCAACAGAGAACTACAAAGACTTTCTACGGTGATTTTGCCCCAACGCCAAGCCATGCAACACAGAACGCATATAATGAAGTTCTAAAATACCTTACCTCTGAGAATATTGTTGCTATCAACGACTACAATTATCCTGCTTTATTGGAGACGAAGAAAGACTTGGATGAGACAACTGCGCGTTTAATGATAGCCGATTATGTTGAACCTCAATTTGATATGTCACTAAGCTGCGTAAAGAGTGGCTACAACATTATCCTCTCTAAACTGGATGATATATCCATCAAGCTCTCTGATGTTCTCCCAATAACTGTAAGTCATCAGTCTGATGAAGAGAACAATCAGGTACCTTTTAATGTGGAGTACACAGGTCCAGCTGATCCCAATGAGCCATGTGCACTTCTAGCAAAATTCCTAGTGGATCTAAGGAAAACTACTATTAGCCTTATGTAATTACGTAGCTAATAGGCTAACTATCTACCCTGTAATCTTTTGTATGTATAGTACAAAGTTATATGTACCAGCTCTGTATGGCTTTATGTATTGCAGAAAACTGTTCCCTACTTCGTAATATATTTTCCGTTTAAATATTATATTAGTAGCACTTTGTATTCCACTACACAGTATAATCTTCGTCGCAACCTTTACAACAGCCCAACATTTGAATATTTTGCTGCAATAAAAAAAGAAAGCTAACAAAAGCTTCCAACATGCACTAAATTGAACAGCCCAACGGAACCACAAAATTCTGGAGTCAACCAGCCCAGCCTAACAATACTATATAACTTTCGAGCACCTTCTACTGCCTCCTCAAATCAACTACACACTAGCACAACACAGCAGACCATATACATTCCACCGTCTTCCCTGACCATCCTCCCCACCTCGCCACTGTTCATGTTCATCATCTCTGGTAAGCTCAACTCCGATTCAGCTCACCTGTACTTtttccctcctcttcctctcacgTTTCAACCTTGTTTTGTGCGCCGTACAGATCTACAGTGGACATCATCACTAACCATTACCATTTCCTGCAAAAGTAGATCTTCACCGGCTCTTTTTACCTCTGAACTAAACAGTAAGTTTCACAATTTCCTCCCTTCACTATTTAGTCTACCTTTGCCTCTGTCTTGCTCTTTCTTCGTATCACTTTTCTGCTCAAATATGCACCTCTATTCAGAGGAGGAAGGAAAACAAAACCTACTTTGTACTAATCGAATGAATAGCTCTGAAACGGCTTAAGCACAAACAAATTTCTTTTGGGATCAGGGTGCCACTATCTATCTAAAATCTGATTTCCCTAATTCTACTCAAAATAATAATGACCACTCTGTTATTTAATCTTTATTATTGTGAACTAATTATTTAGCCAATACATTTTCTGTACCAGTTACGGCCACACCACAAGGAAAAACATCCCACTGAAATTAGCACTTTACGAGTACAAGAACACAAGTTGCTTCCGCAAGGGAAAAAAATTGCGATGGTAAGAAACAGACTGTCTTTCTGATTACACATTTCTCTTTTTTGATTGATAATAAATGCAAACTAATACTTAATATTCCTTATTAAAGGCATCAACTTCATCAGTTGCACGCGGACTCATTGACCTCGGCGAGGAGATGGAAGCTGCCATAGCTAAACTCCAGTTAGCCATTATTGCAAAACCAATAACAACTACTCCACAAGTACCAACAACTGCAGATGTTGAAGCAATGTTTTCTGATCATTATCGGGCATCACCTCAACCAGTAGAAATATCCTACTTCCCACAAGATTTCATTCTCCAATTTGATGATAAGGAAAACTATGACACAATACTCAGCTATCAAATCCTCACTGATAACAAATATACATTTTCATTAACACCATGGACTAATGATGCCAGATGCCACCTAGAAGCATGGAAAACTCCAGTAACTATAGACATTCATGGCATACCTCCCCATGCATTCCATCATAAAAGTCTTTCAGTACTACTAGATCCATATTGTGAAATTGAAGCTTATACCATGGACAAGAAATCAGGTATCTGTACTGTTGAAGGCACTGCACGAAGTGTAAACTCTATCCCAACCACAGGTTTCCTCTCATATCCACAGTGTACTGGATATGAAACAGTAATACACACATTTCCAATTACCATGCAAACCAGCTTATTGACTGTACCTAAAAGGTACTCCTCTGACTGGCATCAACCTCAGCACTTCAATATAAAGCCAATCTGCAATAATCCATCTCGCACTGAAGGTATATGCACACATCACAACCTCTAGCACTACCACAAATCTTATCATATTTATAACATTAACCATACCTTTTCATGCTAGAACGGGAACAACAAGAAGACTACGACATGGTCAGACAATGCGATAGAGCTATATTTGAAGGTTAGTAGCTCATTTTCATAATTTCTGACTAGCTATATCCATATATACCATCACATAACTAGAAATGCTAATCAAATTTATTATTTATGCCTACTGCAGCTGAACTGGAAGATAAAAGAAGAATGAATAACCCACCAAGCTTTCATGGATTTGCGTACTCCGAAGAAACTTCAGATGAGGATGACCCCAATGACGCTTACTACTATGCAGGTTAGTATACATACTCTTTACTAACTTCAAATAGCAAACCTATTTCAAACCATCTAAACTACACATTTTGATAATTAAATTAcaaatttaataaaaaaaattacagatcCAGATCGTGAACCCAAATATTGGTAACCTAACAAACCAGGTGCGTATTCAGTGCACAACAATATAgtctcctttttttcttctattttttcccttttttgttGAATTAAAAAAACTATAACTGATTTCTTGATTGACAGTCCCTGCAGCAAACCGGCAAGACCCCCAAAACATTCTCATGCGAAGCAAGTGGAAAAAATACTATCATTTCCAAGACTCCAACTCATGTCCTCTTCCTGTGTATATACTTATATATGTCTATAAAACTATCAGCTTGTATATAACTAGATATCTATTTTGCATATCAATAATTTATGATACCCTATCGTTATCCAATTAGCTACACAAAATACAAACTACTTTTGCACTGAGAATGCCAACCCGCAGTATTAATCATTATAAACACAGAACGATAGCACGCCAAGGGCGCGCACAAAGTACTCGTTTACGAAGAGGAGTGATGGTGGCGCCGGCAGGGAGGTTGCCGAGAGAGACGGCCGGGAAGGATGCGGCGCCGACAGGGACACCGACGGGCCCGAGCCCGTGGCCTCCACTACACTGGCCATGCCTGCTGCAGGCTAGGGATGACGAGTGGGGCCCAGGTGTCATAGGGATAGAAAGGTGGCAGGTGAGGTCTGTTTTGACGGGAATGGTAGAAAGCAACAATGCAGTAATCTAATTTTGTAAAGTTGAATCTTTCCATGATAGTTTTCTAAAATCTAGATCTTCTAATAGTATGAATCTAATTTTCTCAACAGTATATAATATCGTTATTGCTTGTCCAATTATATGAGGGGTAGGTCAATCTTCTAAATTAACCATTGCAAACATAGGAGTACTTCTCTTGAACTCTCTCTGCCTTATTGAGTGGAAAAGATAAACAAGGAATATATAGCTACATGCATTATGCATAAGTAACCATTTTTTTCCCCAACCAGAAAAAGAAAGTTAAGCCTGTGTTATAGGATTGGCAATCATTAATGTGTTGGTTTTGTTCATTTCTTCTATAATAGGCTGTGTGCTTTTAGAACAGAGGCCgaaaaaatttcaagacgaTGTATCATCTTCATGTATTCACTTGAAAAATTAATAAGGTTtctcttttccaaaaaaaaggaaaagaaagttaAGCCTGGCACTTGCTAGTTCATATCACTATGTAAAAAATGACCTATAGTAACATGCACAAAGGTGATATATTGTTGTTGTACGTCACCTTTGTTATCTCAGTGACGCTCGAAGATGATGCACGTTATGGGTGGGCAGATTATCTGAAACTCGATCCCcgagcccgaaaaacccgaTCCCTACTTCGGATTTCAGATCATGGTATCCGAAATTATTATGGATAAATCGAGTAGCAGGCCACGGTATCCGAATTACCCGAATAACCCGAACTTCAGCCCAACAGCCCAAGTACCCAACATTGCAgctcaagtacccaatgtttctCCCACCAGCGCAAATGCACAACgtttcagcccagcccaccacAAATAGCTTTTATCAGCTGCCGCACCCGGCCTCCTCGTCAAGCTGCAAGCCTGCAGCGGTTCGTCTTCCGTGTCGCCATCCGGCGGCGCTCGCGAGCAGGTGCTGGCTTGCTGTGTGCAGGCGTGCAGCGGTGCGGGCAAGGAGCTTGTTAGGCCACTGACCAGGAAGCTGGAACGGCACCAACGATGGAGGAACACGGCACCAATCACCAACGATGGAGGAACACGGCACCAATCCAAGCTTTCTTTCTTTACTTGCACTAGATAGATACAGTAGATAAATTCAGAGAAGAGTTTGTTTTTCCATTCAATAGggtttcttcctcttcttgtccccTCTAGATTTCTTCTGGGCATTCTTCGGCAGCTGCTAGATTAGAACAGCAGCAAGTAGGAAATCGGGTAGTACGGgtaacccgaacccgaaattgTCGGGTACCCAAAATGTTGGATTTTgtttattttaaataaatttcGGGACACAGTTTTCAAAATTCGAAATTTtaaaaacccgaaaaacccgacctgaaattttcgggtaacccgaacgcCCGGGCCTAATGCACGTCACCTTTTACCTTTTGGTGGCCTCTCTAAAATATTGTCCGCCACCTTTGTTATGATATAGGTGACGCGCAATATTAAAGCACGTCACCTTTATTATAGGTGACGGGCCAACCCGTCACCTATAAGTTTGATATTGGTGACGGCAATATTAAAGCACGTCACCTATAAAGGTAGTATAGGTGATGGACTTTGATAAGTAAAAGGTGACGGACAACATTAAAGCACGTCACCTTTGTGATGATATAGGTGACGTGCAACATTAAGGCGCGTCACTTTTATGACATTTATTAATATTTGAACATACgatttttaaaaaattcaaattaTCTCAAATTAAAAATTGGTCTTGTTGAGTTGTAGGCCTCaaccagatctacaactttgtagttcaaaattttttcagttgaggttgttttggcacccaaatacatggtttaaattttgaatttcaaattttcaaaattttcgaatGACCTCAGATGGAAAAAAAAGTATATACGAAAGTTGTAGCTCGCCAccagatctacaattttgtagttgaaaagtttttcatttgaaatcGTTATAGCTGTGAAACAGGTTATATAAGACATTAGAAAGCGatgataaaagaaaaaatatctcATTATTTGTCACATGTGATGGTGTAGCCCAGTGGTAGGAAAGGGTACGCGCGAGGCTAAGATTGTGGGTTCGAATCCTGATAATACCGGAAAAGATCGCACGCGAGCATATTCgcgcaaaaaatatttttttgatttttattcacgctgcaaatatttatttttgcaCGTAAAAAAATAATGTCCGTCACCTGTGTGTTGATAAATAGATGACGGATTAAAAATAACATAGGTGACGGCTCATAGTGACGCCTGTCATCTTTTACGTACATAAATGACGGATTTTTGTTTGTTATTTTTCTGTTTTAATCAATGACGATGTATAAGTGACGGGTGTGATACCCGTCAATTTAGGAAAATGACGCACGTGACTGGTGACCTTTTATTAAGTAGTGTATTCCACTCGATCAAAACCGGTGGCGACTCACTTCCCCAGCTGTTGTTCCAAAGCAACACCATTTGCCTGGCGACGACGCGAGGGAGGGAGCCTGCAAGTGTTCCTACCATGTTTGGAATCTCTGCTTTAATTACTACTAGCTcgaaaataaaatatttatcggcggcctcctccgcctccgcctccactccACTTCCCCGCTGCGCCCTTTTTAACCGCTTTTTAAAGCTCCCCCCGGCCTCCCCTGCCTTCTTGCTTCCACCACTGCGCTGCCACGAGAGCAggcggccggaggcggaggtggcctAGGCGTAGGCATGGCCCTGGCCGACGCCACCGCGTTCCCCTACGGGCTGCGCGTCCTCGTCGTGGACGACGACCCGACCTGGCTCAACATCCTCGAGAAGATGCTCAGGAAGTGTTCCTACGAAGGTTGGAATCTCTGCTTTACTAGCTCCCTGGTTCTTCAGCTTGATGGATGAGTTGGATTGGGAACAGGAAGGGTGGGAGATCACGTGCTCCGCTCACTCACCCACGCTTAGTGTTCGTTGAAATTACGCTGTGAATGATATGTGACATCCCGCGCCTGTGTTGCGAGTACGTTCGGATACGTAGTATAGTAGTCTCCTTTCGCCAACCCCTTGCTGGTTCAGGTTCAGGTGGGGATAAAGGTTCTTGATTAAGGTGATTGGTTGCTTATTAGGTTCTTCGGGGAGTTTCCTTATACAGATATACTGTGACACATCAGTTTTCCCACTTTTGGGTTTCTTTTATCTGCTTGTTTTTGCCCGCATGCGAGTACAGGTGAAGTAATCGTGATTGCTCAAACAGGAGGTATTTCTGCCTTGGATATAGTTTTTCAAATCGTGTGGCACCAACTTTATGAGTATCGGCCTAATCCATTAGTTTGTTCCTTTCTTGTGGTGAACTATGGAGCAACAGAGGCATTTTAAACCTGCTTCACTACGAAGTTATCTTTATTTAGTTACTATTTTAGATCGATGGCTTGTGTATCTGTAAAGCACTAAGTTCCACCTGGGTGTAATTTAAGCACTAGACTTTAGAAATATATTTTGTGCCTCACCTTCTTACTTTACAGTGCTGCAGGGTGCAGACtgtttatttgctatatttttaTGGCACCATAACTGGTTTAGAACAAGTTTTCAATAACTTACTCAACAAGCGTAGCATATTTGGTTTTGACGGACAATTTTATTTCATTTGGACAAAAAATTTTAGTCTGTTTGGCAGACCTATTAGTATTGAATGGTCTGTATTTTTTAAGAAGCTTTATTGCTATTAATAATCCAGTACTATCTGTCGCACTTTCAACCAAAAGcattgtgcatgcatgcatccttATTTATGATTTATAATCAAGAATCATCCTGTACTGAAGAAGTTATTTCCCTGCAGTCACCACATGCAGTTTAGCCGGTGTTGCTCTCCAAATTCTACGAGAGAGGAGAAACAAGTTTGACATCGTAATAAGTGATGTCAACATGCCTGACATGGATGGTTTCAAGCTCCTCGAGCACATTGAACTCGAGATGGATCTTCCTGTTATAAGTCAGTATTCAACACCAAAATCTGTCTTCCTGCAAGTTTCAGAGAACATATAAATATCAACATGTTCTCCTTGTTTGAATATCTATTCTCAAAATACAAAATTGTTCCAATCTGTTTTCACAGTGATGTCCATCGATGGAGAAACAAGTAGGGTGATGAAAGGTATCCAGCATGGTGCTTGTGACTATCTTCTCAAGCCTGTTCGAATGAAGGAACTTAGGAACATCTGGCAACACGTGTGTAGGAAGAAAACTCATGAGGTGAAAGAGATCGAAGGTAATGGCAGCTGTGACGATCTCCAAATATTTAGAAACGATTGTGAAGGATTGGAAGAGAGGGGCCTATTTATGAGAGCTGACTCTGATACCATGAGTAAGAGAAAAGATGTCGATAAGGCTGCTGACTCTCCAAATAATTAGATTGTTTTGTTAAGAGGCTACTGAAGTTCCTTCAGGGTACATGTGGTAGGATCACGATGGGTACAAAAGGTTTCCTTTTGCTGCTAGTTATGTTGTGACACCCCGGCTCAGGGCTTAATagaatactcataccaacaagttgcaacttcttttttgGAAGCCGGTCTctaaagaactccgaggttaagcgtgcttggctcggagaaatttggggatgggtgaccgaccgggaagttctttccgggtgcgcacgagtgaggactaagtgtgcagaaaagactggtgttggtctgtgagggcagtctatgtcctagaaagctgccagatgtaagcgggcccggcctcggggaggcgggacgttacataTGTACTCCTTAATCATTTTTTTTGTACACATCATGATTTTAGAGTGTTCCATGCTTTAAGCATTCGCTGTAGTTTTGAGGCATTGCAGCTATCTAAACTAACCATGCTGCTGAAACAATTCTGGTTCagaccatagtcacaaagtttctgggtcgaccgggtcgaggaacagggtcgagagtcgagggtcgtcactttataaaattgtggtacgaaggggtatacctctatggaacgataaattattatgtggaacgcGAATCTGATTTATTCGGGTCGATATCTTCAGGTCGATGCGTCTttaaaaagacaaaaactatatatatatatatatatatatatatatatatatatatatatatatatatatatatatatgctactaatgaagaaactaatctgcacaagcatataagaaacatacaAAATAGTACATCTAAATCATACTACACGTACTCAGCTTattatctaacaaaaaccacatcaATCCGCTATCAATAACcttcttatcccaattaaatctgctagcaatggggctacgacccctctcaaaccgggacgcgatccaaccttgaatgggacactgaccctctttgACCCCGACCCTTGAATCGGAACGGCGTTCCCGGGtcgtgggacgaggcatcgaccccgaattctGTGACTATGGTTCAGACTCTCCGAAACACTGCAGTTTGCCTCTCCCTCCATCTCTCATTGCTTGCTCACAGTGGCAAAAGGAGGAATGTATAGGGAGTGGTTCATTTGGACACGTTTACCGTGGTTTTAACAGGTACAgtacacctctctctctctctctgtgtgtgttaTGTGTTGCATGCCTTAAAAACCAAGTGTAGAGACATTCATAAATTTTCTATGATCGACAATGCAGTGAGCATGGGCAGTTTTGTGCGATTAAGGAGGTATTAGTTGTTTTGAATGATCCACGCTCAAATGAACAGCTCAAGCAATTAAATCAGGTACTTGTTACACCTTGTGTGTGTGTACACCTAGTTTCCATTTTATGAGTATTTGTATCTCTTTTTGATTGACTGACTAAAGTGGTTTTATTTTTTGTATTGATAGGAAATATGTTTACTTAAGCTATTCTCGCACCCAAACATTGTTCAATACTATGGAAGTATTTTGGTAAGTTATATTTGACACGCCATTGCATTTGTCGCTGTGCAGCCATGCTTTCAAACATGTTTTTCCTTTGTCATGTTTCTTGTTGCATGGACAATGTTTTACTGGATCCATTTTATGATCTAGTGAGGTCATTTTttgtaaataattaaatataaataTCTCTCTTTATTCGCAAAAAATAAGTGTGAACTCATAAATAACTTATGGACCCCCCCTACTGTTTTTTGAAACCCATTTTAAAATAGATGTTAGTAAATTCTCCAAAAAAGGACTTTCAAAATATTTATTACTTTTCTTTAAATAtcttttctcgaacacgcaggagagctgcgcatctttgtattaagagaggAAAAAAGTCCAATAACATTCCCATCACCTTACCTTGGACTAGAGTAAGGGATGTAACTGAAACATACACCAGACTATTACAAAACAAATGAAATAAAGGGACCTGACCAATACTAGACCTCTTCTAATTAGCAACTATAGAACTCCCTTGGCTCAGGGCAGCAAGCCCTTTGGCGCCAGAGATTTGCCATAGGTGACATTCATCTTTAAAGCTTTGAAGAGCTCCCTGCAAATTTGGTGTTGTTCCATCAAAGACACAGGCATTTCTGTGTTTCCAAATAACCCATGCACCCAGGATCACAAGTGAATTGAACCCCTTTCGTAGATGTTTTTGTAGTTTCTTCCAAGACTTCTTTCACCAGTCTGTAAATGAGCTATCTGTGTGTCTAGGTACTAATTGGGAAAGGTTCAGGGACTGGAGAATGCTGAACCAAAACTGGCGGGCGAACACACACGTAGTGAGCAAGTGTTGGACTGTCTCTTCTTCTTGGTCACACAGCGGGCAACAATCAGGGTGAGGGATCCCTCTTTTTTGCAAGTGATCAGCTGTCCAACATCGGTTACGAATGGCCAGCCAAACAAAGGTTTTACATTTGCTGGGAGCCCAAGATTTCCAAAGCCGTTTCCATGGCTCAAAGCCCACAGATCCAGCAAAGAAAGCTCTGTACGCAGATCTGGAGGAAAAAAGTCCTGAGGCTTCAAACTTCCAGTGATGGATATCTTCAGTGTCCTGTAGTACAACATCAGTGAGCACATCCCAAAGTTCCAAGTATTCGACAAGACCCAGCCAGCCAAGAGCTCCACGAATATCCG
The nucleotide sequence above comes from Panicum virgatum strain AP13 chromosome 3K, P.virgatum_v5, whole genome shotgun sequence. Encoded proteins:
- the LOC120701585 gene encoding uncharacterized protein LOC120701585 isoform X1 — its product is MASTSSVARGLIDLGEEMEAAIAKLQLAIIAKPITTTPQVPTTADVEAMFSDHYRASPQPVEISYFPQDFILQFDDKENYDTILSYQILTDNKYTFSLTPWTNDARCHLEAWKTPVTIDIHGIPPHAFHHKSLSVLLDPYCEIEAYTMDKKSGICTVEGTARSVNSIPTTGFLSYPQCTGYETVIHTFPITMQTSLLTVPKRYSSDWHQPQHFNIKPICNNPSRTEEREQQEDYDMVRQCDRAIFEAELEDKRRMNNPPSFHGFAYSEETSDEDDPNDAYYYAVPAANRQDPQNILMRSKWKKYYHFQDSNSCPLPVYILIYVYKTISLYITRYLFCISIIYDTLSLSN
- the LOC120699953 gene encoding mitogen-activated protein kinase kinase kinase 3-like → MALADATAFPYGLRVLVVDDDPTWLNILEKMLRKCSYEVTTCSLAGVALQILRERRNKFDIVISDVNMPDMDGFKLLEHIELEMDLPVIMMSIDGETSRVMKGIQHGACDYLLKPVRMKELRNIWQHVCRKKTHEVKEIEDSPKHCSLPLPPSLIACSQWQKEECIGSGSFGHVYRGFNSEHGQFCAIKEVLVVLNDPRSNEQLKQLNQEICLLKLFSHPNIVQYYGSILTNAALSIYMEYVSEGSIHVLLGKHGPFKESLIRNYTAQILSGLAYLHERRHIHRDIKGANILVGSNGIVKLADFGVAKHISTLTEAHTSNIGTPYWMAPEVIVSKYSGKGYNLPADIWSLGCTVVEMATGKHPLHGFEAVAAMFKIATDTYEPEIPDNLSDEGKDFLLQCLQRDPRSRPTATLLKDHPFVRDYRAELSLQNPELYWETRFY
- the LOC120701585 gene encoding uncharacterized protein LOC120701585 isoform X2, translated to MASTSSVARGLIDLGEEMEAAIAKLQLAIIAKPITTTPQVPTTADVEAMFSDHYRASPQPVEISYFPQDFILQFDDKENYDTILSYQILTDNKYTFSLTPWTNDARCHLEAWKTPVTIDIHGIPPHAFHHKSLSVLLDPYCEIEAYTMDKKSGICTVEGTARSVNSIPTTGFLSYPQCTGYETVIHTFPITMQTSLLTVPKRYSSDWHQPQHFNIKPICNNPSRTEEREQQEDYDMVRQCDRAIFEAELEDKRRMNNPPSFHGFAYSEETSDEDDPNDAYYYADPDREPKYW